A single genomic interval of Hyphomicrobium methylovorum harbors:
- a CDS encoding cobalt-precorrin-6A reductase, with the protein MTEAITENRMNVLLLGGTSEATRLAVQLAAEPGIDATLSLAGRTARPPASPLPVRSGGFGGAGGLACYLISEAIGLVIDATHPFAARISSNAVLACAEARIPLIVVERPPWHKTSADDWQEHATVAEAVAALPVTPCRIFSALGRSAITELETRPEHHYIIRVVDPLTPPPGLATATIIAARGPFNVDDDTALFRKHGVDLVLAKNSGGDAAYAKIEAARRLGIKVHLIRRPIIAERETVRSVDDAMDWIRAHYSTLTDRGV; encoded by the coding sequence ATGACGGAAGCGATCACGGAAAATCGAATGAACGTTCTGCTGCTCGGCGGCACCAGCGAAGCCACGCGCCTCGCGGTGCAACTTGCGGCCGAGCCGGGCATCGACGCTACGCTCTCGCTTGCAGGACGCACCGCGCGCCCGCCCGCCTCTCCGTTGCCAGTACGCAGCGGTGGCTTCGGTGGCGCAGGCGGACTGGCCTGCTATCTCATCAGCGAAGCGATCGGACTTGTGATTGACGCCACTCACCCCTTCGCCGCCCGCATCAGCAGCAACGCAGTTCTCGCCTGTGCAGAAGCGCGAATTCCGCTCATAGTTGTGGAGCGACCACCCTGGCACAAAACGTCCGCCGACGACTGGCAAGAGCATGCAACTGTCGCGGAGGCCGTCGCCGCGCTGCCAGTAACGCCCTGTCGAATTTTTTCCGCTCTCGGCCGTTCGGCCATCACCGAACTCGAAACCCGCCCCGAGCACCACTACATCATCCGCGTCGTCGATCCGCTGACACCACCCCCCGGCCTCGCCACGGCGACGATCATCGCCGCCCGCGGACCGTTCAATGTTGACGACGATACAGCACTCTTTCGCAAACACGGAGTTGATCTCGTGCTGGCAAAAAATTCGGGAGGCGATGCCGCCTACGCCAAGATTGAAGCCGCGCGCCGACTTGGAATCAAAGTGCATTTGATCCGCCGCCCGATTATCGCTGAACGCGAGACCGTTAGATCGGTTGACGACGCAATGGATTGGATACGCGCTCATTATTCGACCCTGACCGATCGCGGTGTGTAA
- a CDS encoding precorrin-8X methylmutase gives MSVETYIRDGAAIYAKSFAIIRAEADLAHFSALEERVAVRIIHACGMVEVARDIIMSSSFARDAEAALKAGAPILCDSMMVADGITRARLPADNPVICTLRDPRVIETAAALGTTRSAAAMELWLPKLAGAVVVIGNAPTSLFRLLEVLDAGAPKPAAVIGMPVGFVGAAESKDALAADGRVPFAIVKGRKGGSAMAAAAINALASERE, from the coding sequence GTGAGCGTCGAGACTTACATTCGTGACGGAGCCGCGATCTACGCGAAGTCGTTCGCGATCATTCGTGCGGAAGCGGATCTTGCGCATTTTTCTGCGCTCGAAGAGCGCGTTGCCGTGCGCATCATTCACGCGTGCGGCATGGTTGAGGTTGCGCGCGACATTATTATGTCTTCGTCGTTCGCGCGGGATGCCGAGGCCGCGCTGAAGGCGGGCGCGCCGATCTTGTGCGATTCAATGATGGTGGCGGATGGCATCACGCGCGCGCGCCTTCCGGCTGATAATCCCGTCATCTGCACGCTGAGAGATCCGCGCGTGATTGAGACCGCTGCAGCGCTTGGCACAACGCGGTCGGCGGCGGCGATGGAACTTTGGCTGCCGAAGCTTGCTGGCGCCGTGGTCGTGATCGGCAACGCGCCGACATCGCTTTTCCGCTTGCTGGAAGTGCTGGACGCAGGTGCGCCGAAACCGGCGGCGGTGATCGGCATGCCGGTCGGCTTCGTTGGGGCAGCGGAATCGAAGGATGCGCTTGCGGCAGATGGGCGTGTGCCGTTTGCGATCGTGAAAGGCCGAAAGGGCGGGAGCGCGATGGCAGCGGCCGCGATAAACGCACTGGCGAGCGAACGCGAATGA
- the cobM gene encoding precorrin-4 C(11)-methyltransferase, whose product MTVHFIGAGPGAADLITVRGRDRIAQSPVCLYAGSLVPRALLDYCPAGAEIIDTAPMTLDEIIAHIERATRDGKDIARLHSGDLSIWSALGEQLRRLDRLAIPYTITPGVPAFAAASAALARELTLPEVAQSVVLTRTSGRASSMPDTETLEAFAATRATLAIHLSIHAIDDVVARLLPLYGADCAAAVVCRASWPEEQIIRGTLGTIAGDAAALGLERTALILVGAALAHEDFRDSALYSVDYRRRFRGGQDA is encoded by the coding sequence ATGACGGTGCACTTTATCGGTGCGGGTCCGGGTGCCGCGGACCTCATCACGGTGCGTGGGCGAGACCGGATCGCGCAATCGCCGGTCTGTCTTTATGCTGGATCTTTGGTGCCGCGCGCTCTGCTGGATTATTGCCCGGCCGGGGCTGAGATCATCGATACCGCGCCGATGACGCTCGACGAAATCATTGCGCATATCGAACGGGCAACGCGCGACGGGAAGGACATTGCGCGGCTTCATTCCGGCGATCTCTCGATATGGAGTGCGCTTGGGGAGCAGCTGCGGCGGCTCGACCGTCTTGCCATTCCCTATACGATTACGCCTGGTGTTCCGGCGTTTGCTGCTGCTTCTGCTGCGCTTGCCCGTGAGCTTACGCTTCCGGAAGTGGCGCAATCAGTGGTTTTGACGCGGACGTCTGGTCGGGCGTCTTCGATGCCTGATACCGAAACGCTGGAAGCGTTCGCTGCAACGCGCGCGACGCTTGCGATCCACTTGTCTATTCACGCGATCGACGATGTGGTTGCGCGTCTTCTGCCATTGTATGGAGCAGATTGTGCGGCCGCAGTCGTCTGTCGTGCGTCATGGCCGGAGGAACAGATTATTCGGGGAACGCTCGGAACCATTGCGGGAGACGCCGCTGCATTGGGGCTGGAGCGAACGGCGCTCATCCTGGTCGGCGCGGCGCTCGCGCATGAGGATTTCCGCGACAGCGCTCTTTACAGCGTGGATTACCGGCGGCGGTTTCGCGGTGGCCAGGACGCATGA
- the cobJ gene encoding precorrin-3B C(17)-methyltransferase — translation MSGDLTIVGLGPGPEDWVTPAASQAVADADVLLGYTPYLERLIPKPGQIFEASDNREEMVRSARALALARDGQRVVLVSGGDPGVFAMAAAVFETIEANPDSARGIGVRVEPGVTAMLAAAARIGAPLGHDFCAISLSDNLKPWATIEARLRLAAEADFVLALYNPASKARPEQIGEAFRILSAVRSPKTTVIFARAVGRKDESIEITTLEAAPLALCDMRTLVIVGSSATRTVTCGDGRTWVYTPRSVRVE, via the coding sequence ATGAGCGGCGATCTAACCATCGTTGGACTTGGGCCGGGACCGGAAGATTGGGTAACGCCCGCCGCAAGCCAAGCCGTTGCCGACGCGGATGTTCTGCTTGGGTACACTCCCTATCTTGAACGTCTCATTCCGAAGCCGGGCCAGATTTTCGAAGCGTCCGACAATCGCGAAGAGATGGTGCGATCAGCGCGGGCGCTTGCGTTGGCGCGAGACGGGCAGCGCGTTGTGCTGGTTTCCGGCGGCGATCCCGGCGTGTTTGCGATGGCTGCGGCCGTCTTTGAGACGATCGAGGCCAATCCCGATTCCGCGCGAGGAATTGGTGTGCGCGTGGAACCGGGTGTTACGGCGATGCTCGCCGCAGCGGCTCGCATTGGGGCGCCGCTTGGTCACGATTTTTGTGCGATTTCACTTTCCGACAATCTGAAGCCCTGGGCGACGATCGAAGCGCGTCTGCGTCTTGCTGCTGAAGCGGATTTTGTGCTGGCCCTGTACAACCCTGCTTCGAAGGCGCGGCCGGAACAGATCGGAGAGGCCTTCCGCATTCTCAGCGCGGTGCGTTCGCCGAAGACGACGGTGATCTTTGCGCGCGCTGTCGGGCGGAAGGATGAATCGATTGAGATTACTACGCTTGAAGCCGCACCACTGGCGTTATGCGATATGCGGACGCTCGTCATCGTTGGTTCAAGCGCGACGCGGACCGTTACCTGCGGCGATGGGAGGACGTGGGTTTACACACCGCGATCGGTCAGGGTCGAATAA
- the cbiE gene encoding precorrin-6y C5,15-methyltransferase (decarboxylating) subunit CbiE, whose amino-acid sequence MSSRWLSIIGVGEDGRAGLSAAANSLIDSAELVVGGQRHLDLIGATTGRQLKWLTPLDATVAEILALRGRPVVVLASGDPFWFGAGVTIARSIPAEEMLVLPSPSSFSLAASRLCWPLQDVETLGLNMRGLVPLLRRHVHDGRKIIALALNGETPRDVAALLVSAGYGPSRLAVMEALGGPRERVRHATAEGFDLDSVDPLNVIGIDVVAGPDARPIPYTCGLPDDYFESDGQLTKREFRAVTLSSLRPSPGELLWDVGVGSGSIGIEWLLAHPANRAIGIERDDVRAARAERNAVALGVPHFDIRRGGAPEAFAGLPAPDAIFIGCGTDGGKAIEAAWAALKPGGRIVVNSVTLESEQALIAAYHLHGGTLTRLSAERAEPIGRRMAWRPALPVVQWVCVKPASTT is encoded by the coding sequence ATGAGCAGCCGCTGGTTGTCCATCATTGGAGTTGGGGAGGACGGGCGCGCGGGTCTCAGCGCGGCGGCCAACTCGCTCATCGACAGTGCAGAACTGGTAGTCGGCGGACAGCGTCATCTCGATCTGATCGGCGCGACGACGGGGCGGCAACTCAAGTGGCTTACGCCGCTTGACGCGACAGTTGCAGAAATTCTGGCATTGCGTGGACGGCCTGTCGTCGTTCTGGCGTCGGGTGATCCTTTCTGGTTTGGCGCGGGCGTAACGATTGCCCGTTCTATCCCCGCTGAGGAAATGCTCGTGCTGCCGTCGCCATCCAGTTTTTCGTTGGCTGCGTCGCGTCTGTGCTGGCCGCTGCAGGATGTCGAGACGCTTGGGCTCAACATGCGAGGGTTGGTGCCTCTGTTGCGCCGCCATGTTCATGACGGGCGGAAAATTATCGCTCTTGCACTTAACGGAGAAACACCCCGTGACGTGGCTGCCCTTCTTGTTTCTGCGGGCTACGGGCCGAGCCGTCTAGCGGTTATGGAAGCGCTTGGCGGGCCGCGCGAACGCGTCCGCCATGCCACGGCGGAAGGCTTCGATCTCGATAGCGTCGATCCGCTCAATGTGATCGGGATCGATGTTGTTGCTGGTCCCGACGCGAGGCCAATTCCTTACACTTGCGGGTTGCCGGATGATTATTTTGAAAGCGACGGGCAGCTTACGAAACGAGAATTTCGCGCGGTGACGCTGTCGTCTCTGCGGCCGTCTCCCGGTGAGTTGCTTTGGGATGTGGGAGTCGGGAGCGGGTCCATCGGCATCGAATGGCTTTTGGCGCATCCGGCTAATCGAGCGATTGGTATCGAAAGGGACGATGTGCGTGCTGCGCGTGCGGAGCGTAATGCCGTGGCGCTTGGTGTGCCGCATTTCGATATTCGCCGTGGCGGTGCGCCTGAAGCATTTGCTGGATTGCCTGCGCCAGATGCGATCTTCATCGGTTGCGGAACGGATGGCGGAAAGGCGATTGAAGCGGCGTGGGCCGCGCTGAAGCCGGGCGGGCGGATCGTTGTCAACAGCGTGACGCTCGAGTCGGAGCAGGCGCTGATCGCTGCTTATCATTTGCACGGCGGAACACTGACGCGATTGAGTGCGGAACGCGCGGAGCCGATCGGCCGGCGCATGGCGTGGCGCCCGGCGTTGCCCGTGGTGCAATGGGTGTGCGTGAAACCGGCGAGCACGACATGA
- a CDS encoding precorrin-2 C(20)-methyltransferase, whose product MSDVKSGTLYGVGLGPGDPDLVTVKAARVLRRAPVVAYFRKRGHRGHARTIAAPHLGSVIEAAFDYPMTTEIYFRSDAYVEAIRDFYSASARTIMEHLTSGRDVALLCEGDPFFYGSFLHMYDRIKGSHPVSVIPGITGMSGCWTAAAAPITYGDDVLTILPGTLGEADLAAHLRTADAAVIMKVGKNLAKVKAALADAGRMGEAIYVERGTMEGERVVPLRELGDDAVPYFSIILLPGGRGRRIV is encoded by the coding sequence ATGAGCGACGTCAAATCCGGCACACTTTATGGCGTTGGCCTCGGTCCCGGCGATCCGGATCTCGTTACGGTGAAAGCCGCGCGCGTTTTGAGACGTGCACCAGTTGTCGCGTATTTTCGTAAGCGTGGACATCGCGGGCATGCGCGGACAATCGCTGCGCCGCATCTTGGTTCTGTAATTGAAGCCGCATTCGATTATCCCATGACGACGGAAATCTATTTCCGCAGCGATGCGTACGTCGAAGCGATCCGCGATTTTTATAGTGCGAGCGCGCGGACGATCATGGAGCACCTCACGTCTGGTCGTGATGTGGCGCTGCTGTGCGAGGGTGATCCATTCTTTTACGGATCGTTCCTGCATATGTACGATCGCATCAAGGGCTCCCATCCGGTGTCGGTCATACCTGGTATCACGGGGATGTCAGGCTGCTGGACCGCTGCTGCTGCGCCCATAACTTATGGCGACGACGTGCTCACCATTCTGCCGGGCACTCTTGGAGAGGCTGATCTCGCGGCGCATCTGCGTACGGCTGATGCTGCCGTCATCATGAAGGTTGGGAAGAACCTCGCCAAGGTGAAGGCGGCACTTGCCGACGCAGGACGGATGGGCGAAGCGATTTACGTCGAACGCGGAACGATGGAGGGCGAACGCGTGGTGCCGCTGCGGGAGCTGGGCGATGACGCCGTGCCCTATTTCTCGATCATTTTGCTGCCCGGCGGGCGCGGGAGACGCATCGTATGA
- the cobG gene encoding precorrin-3B synthase has product MTAPDHLRKGWCPGALRPMRSGDGLLLRIRPRAGALAASALAVIAETAERFGSGEIELTNRANVQLRGLDEDTHASAIVYLNEARLIDADVGIESVRNIIVDPLSGLTPLHADVRPLADDLERLLASNVRLHQLPGKFGFSFSGSADPCLSERTTDIMLAVLDSKAAALVLDGEAAVEAVVSLDDAVAAIGKLAEAFLTMSRDGADHSRMADAVAHHGAERIFRDAGLRPSVRAPLPDAALVRSVGRLVHEDKAFAVGIGFPFGRIDARGVRALHDAATRAGVAAVRVGPDRSFVFPIADDGAAEELLAGARQAGFVTDADDPRLRLDVCSGAPGCANATTRTREDAARLIDELGAALDVYSSIHVSGCQKGCAHRGSAALTLVAREGHYDAVFDGGPADSAAVRGIEPEALARVIGRVRGEWR; this is encoded by the coding sequence ATGACGGCGCCGGATCATTTGCGGAAGGGCTGGTGTCCGGGCGCGCTCCGGCCGATGCGTTCTGGCGACGGATTGCTGCTGCGCATTCGACCTCGCGCCGGTGCGCTGGCGGCGTCTGCGCTTGCGGTTATCGCGGAGACGGCCGAGCGGTTCGGCTCGGGCGAAATCGAGCTGACCAACCGTGCAAACGTGCAGCTGCGAGGGCTAGATGAGGATACCCACGCTTCTGCGATTGTATATCTCAATGAAGCGCGCCTGATCGATGCCGACGTTGGAATCGAGTCGGTACGTAACATTATCGTCGATCCGCTGAGTGGGCTCACGCCATTGCACGCGGATGTGCGGCCGCTGGCCGATGATCTCGAACGGTTGCTGGCATCGAACGTGCGGCTTCATCAGTTGCCGGGGAAGTTTGGATTTAGCTTTTCCGGCAGTGCCGATCCGTGTCTTTCTGAACGCACGACGGACATCATGCTGGCGGTGTTGGATTCGAAGGCGGCGGCTCTTGTGCTTGACGGTGAAGCTGCTGTCGAGGCTGTGGTTAGTCTGGACGACGCTGTTGCGGCGATCGGCAAGCTGGCCGAAGCGTTCTTGACCATGTCGCGTGACGGCGCAGACCATTCGAGAATGGCCGACGCGGTCGCGCATCATGGTGCGGAACGAATTTTTCGGGATGCGGGACTTCGGCCATCGGTTCGGGCGCCTTTGCCAGATGCGGCTTTGGTACGTTCTGTCGGTCGGCTCGTGCATGAGGACAAAGCGTTTGCGGTGGGGATAGGTTTTCCGTTCGGCCGCATCGATGCGCGTGGCGTGCGTGCGCTCCATGACGCCGCGACGAGAGCAGGTGTCGCGGCGGTACGTGTCGGTCCGGATCGATCGTTTGTGTTTCCGATTGCCGATGATGGTGCTGCAGAGGAACTCCTCGCAGGAGCACGACAGGCCGGTTTCGTTACGGATGCGGATGATCCGCGGCTGCGGCTGGACGTATGTTCGGGCGCGCCGGGCTGCGCAAACGCCACCACCCGCACGCGAGAGGATGCGGCGAGGCTCATTGATGAGCTTGGCGCGGCACTTGATGTCTATTCATCAATCCATGTTTCAGGGTGCCAAAAGGGTTGCGCGCACCGAGGCTCTGCGGCATTGACGCTTGTTGCGCGCGAGGGGCATTACGACGCCGTTTTCGACGGCGGTCCTGCTGACTCGGCTGCGGTGCGCGGTATCGAGCCTGAGGCGCTGGCGCGCGTGATTGGTCGCGTGAGAGGGGAGTGGCGGTGA
- a CDS encoding cobalamin biosynthesis protein, giving the protein MIAIGIGANSRATQADFAVAIDGMRGLAGGVDVVATVDDLSALDALTMTTADLGIALRALPVAELLQRKEQCLTHSEHAQARYGLPSVAETAALAAAGPSAKLIAPRRIFGGVTAAAAVTHDNREGAGGP; this is encoded by the coding sequence ATGATCGCAATCGGCATCGGAGCGAACAGTCGCGCAACGCAAGCTGATTTTGCGGTGGCGATCGACGGCATGCGTGGGCTCGCGGGCGGAGTCGATGTTGTTGCGACTGTCGATGATTTGAGCGCACTTGATGCTCTCACGATGACGACCGCCGATTTGGGTATCGCGTTGCGTGCATTGCCGGTAGCTGAATTGCTGCAACGTAAGGAACAGTGTCTTACGCATTCAGAGCATGCGCAGGCGCGTTATGGTCTGCCCTCGGTTGCGGAAACGGCGGCATTGGCGGCGGCAGGCCCGAGCGCGAAATTGATTGCGCCGCGGCGGATATTTGGCGGCGTGACAGCCGCTGCAGCGGTTACGCACGACAATCGCGAAGGAGCGGGCGGGCCATGA
- the cobN gene encoding cobaltochelatase subunit CobN: MHLVVRESRDLDEAAAPQDLALAPADLVVLSFSDSDLAMAAAAFCDVPQDERPSLSFANLNTLRHPMSVDLFLDATVKGSRAVLVRLLGGLDYWRYGGEQLSRRCRELGVALAIVPGDGRPDMRLAALSTVAADDLARLEALLDDGGAENVRSALRSLLSRARGEASPMPEVRTTPQFGCYRAADAGKTAGASAAIVFYRSHLTAGDIAPIEKLAEALEARGMGATLLYVPSLRAPDAAVWLAGELKRLNPSVVVNATAFSAREDDTSPLDAGDCPVLQVAMTNAPETLWNQSQRGVSASDLAMHVVLPELDGRIFAGVISFKEPQALNGDAGPALLRHVPYAHGIAHVADLAASWARLKSLPARERRVALMLSTYPGRPDQIAHAVGLDGIASAASIAARLVAEGYAVSDFPDDLHALVSSLQTSSESWPLDAYKRAFSELPRAFRDEVTSAWGEPEDDDLLTQGAFAIRALRFGNFVLGLQPERGSSHDRKALYHDPTTPPRHSYVAFYLWLRNVGKIDALIHLGAHGTLEWLPGKAIAGSEACAPRAILGAVPLVYPFIVNDPGEAAQAKRRIAAVTLGHKPPPMIEAGLSTQLNEVERLVDEFSSADGLDPRRRAALSAEIVDAALRAGIAKQCGLERGMTTADALVCIDAFLCDVKELSIRDGLHVLDRTELDGIVRALDGKFVEPGPAGAPSRGRSDVLPTGRNLFSVDPRATPTPTAWSNGKRAAKAILDRYLSDHGDWPRAIVLDLWGSATLRTGGEELATALALIGVRPVWDQRSYRVTGIETEALAEIGRPRVDVTLRISGLFRDMFGAQLTLFDSAVALVAKMQEDESDNPLIAAARREERLDRIFGPADGAFGAGVMQLVDSGEWLKREDLGRSYLDNSSHAYRGEGAPQGAQSSFQTQIENADAFVHIQDHREIDLLTGGDFAAHEGGFAAAAAASGNEDVALYHTDTGVPETPRVRTLEEECARVVHGRAANPRWIDGQMRHGYRGAAEMAQSVDAAFAFAATARSVDHGAFERLYEAYLGDPAVAAFITRENPAAIEAMRKRFDEAIARGLWQPRRNDVARRLSGIEGLPSDEAAE; this comes from the coding sequence ATGCATCTGGTCGTGCGCGAGAGTCGGGATCTCGATGAGGCCGCTGCGCCTCAGGATCTCGCGCTCGCGCCGGCAGATCTCGTCGTCCTGTCGTTTTCAGACTCCGATTTGGCGATGGCCGCGGCAGCATTTTGCGATGTGCCGCAGGACGAGCGTCCGAGCTTGAGCTTCGCAAACCTCAATACGTTGCGGCACCCGATGTCGGTCGATCTGTTTCTCGACGCGACTGTGAAGGGATCGCGTGCGGTTCTGGTGCGGCTGCTTGGTGGGCTCGATTATTGGCGCTACGGCGGCGAACAGTTGAGCCGCAGGTGTCGCGAGTTGGGCGTCGCGCTGGCAATCGTGCCTGGCGATGGCCGTCCCGATATGCGTCTTGCGGCACTTTCGACTGTTGCAGCTGATGATCTCGCACGTCTCGAAGCGTTACTCGATGACGGTGGCGCGGAGAATGTGCGCAGTGCTCTCCGAAGCTTGCTGTCGCGCGCACGCGGCGAAGCTTCGCCAATGCCAGAGGTTCGCACGACGCCGCAATTCGGGTGTTATCGTGCTGCGGATGCGGGCAAGACGGCTGGGGCTTCTGCCGCTATCGTTTTCTATCGTTCACACCTGACGGCTGGTGATATTGCGCCGATCGAGAAGCTCGCAGAAGCGCTCGAAGCGCGCGGCATGGGAGCGACGTTACTCTACGTGCCGAGTTTGCGCGCGCCTGACGCGGCTGTCTGGCTTGCGGGCGAACTGAAGCGGCTCAATCCAAGCGTGGTCGTCAACGCGACGGCGTTTTCGGCGCGCGAGGATGATACGTCTCCGCTCGACGCTGGCGATTGTCCAGTGCTGCAGGTAGCGATGACGAACGCGCCGGAGACCTTGTGGAATCAATCACAGCGCGGCGTCAGTGCGTCCGACCTTGCGATGCACGTCGTTCTGCCGGAACTCGACGGCAGGATTTTTGCGGGCGTTATTTCGTTCAAGGAGCCTCAAGCTCTGAACGGCGATGCTGGGCCTGCGCTTCTGCGGCATGTTCCATATGCTCACGGCATTGCGCATGTTGCCGATCTTGCTGCGTCTTGGGCGCGGTTAAAATCTCTGCCGGCGCGCGAACGGCGCGTGGCGCTGATGCTTTCGACGTATCCGGGGCGACCGGATCAAATCGCGCATGCCGTTGGTTTGGATGGAATCGCAAGCGCAGCTTCGATCGCCGCTCGGCTGGTTGCTGAGGGATACGCCGTTTCTGATTTTCCGGACGATCTGCATGCACTTGTTTCGAGTTTGCAGACGAGCTCGGAATCGTGGCCGCTCGACGCCTATAAGCGTGCGTTTTCCGAGTTGCCGCGTGCGTTCCGAGACGAGGTGACGTCGGCTTGGGGTGAACCGGAAGACGACGATCTGCTTACGCAGGGTGCATTCGCTATCCGCGCTTTACGGTTCGGAAATTTCGTTCTCGGACTTCAGCCGGAGCGCGGGTCGTCGCACGACCGCAAGGCGCTGTATCATGATCCGACGACTCCGCCACGGCACAGCTATGTTGCGTTCTATCTTTGGCTTCGGAACGTTGGAAAAATCGATGCGCTGATCCATCTCGGCGCGCATGGCACGCTGGAATGGTTGCCGGGCAAGGCAATCGCGGGAAGCGAGGCTTGCGCACCGCGTGCCATTCTCGGTGCGGTGCCGCTGGTCTATCCGTTCATTGTCAACGATCCAGGTGAGGCGGCGCAGGCGAAGCGGCGCATCGCGGCGGTGACGTTGGGACACAAGCCTCCGCCGATGATCGAAGCAGGGCTTTCCACTCAGCTCAACGAAGTCGAGCGACTGGTTGATGAATTTTCGTCGGCTGATGGTCTTGATCCTCGACGGCGCGCGGCACTCTCCGCGGAGATCGTTGACGCCGCGCTTCGCGCAGGCATTGCGAAGCAGTGTGGCCTTGAGCGGGGAATGACGACGGCGGACGCTCTCGTTTGTATCGATGCATTTCTTTGCGACGTGAAGGAACTCAGTATTCGCGACGGACTGCACGTGCTCGATCGAACCGAGCTTGATGGGATCGTTCGCGCGCTTGATGGAAAGTTCGTAGAGCCCGGTCCCGCTGGAGCACCGAGCCGTGGCCGTTCCGATGTGCTGCCGACAGGGCGCAATCTCTTCAGTGTCGATCCGCGGGCGACGCCAACACCGACGGCATGGTCGAACGGCAAACGCGCGGCAAAGGCTATTCTCGATCGGTATCTCTCCGATCATGGCGACTGGCCGCGTGCGATTGTTCTGGATCTCTGGGGCAGCGCGACGCTGCGGACGGGCGGCGAAGAGCTGGCGACGGCGTTGGCCCTCATTGGCGTGCGGCCGGTTTGGGATCAGCGTTCCTATCGCGTCACGGGAATAGAGACCGAAGCGCTTGCGGAGATCGGACGGCCGCGGGTGGACGTTACGCTGAGAATTTCGGGATTGTTCCGAGATATGTTCGGCGCGCAGCTCACGTTGTTCGATAGTGCCGTGGCGCTCGTTGCGAAGATGCAGGAAGACGAGAGCGACAATCCGTTGATCGCGGCTGCGCGGCGAGAAGAGCGTCTCGATCGCATTTTTGGCCCAGCGGATGGGGCCTTCGGTGCCGGTGTTATGCAACTTGTCGACAGCGGCGAATGGTTGAAGAGAGAAGATCTCGGACGTTCGTATCTCGATAACTCTTCGCATGCCTATCGAGGTGAAGGAGCTCCGCAGGGAGCGCAATCGTCGTTTCAGACGCAGATCGAGAACGCGGACGCGTTCGTGCATATCCAGGATCACCGCGAGATTGATCTGCTGACGGGCGGGGATTTCGCGGCGCATGAGGGTGGATTTGCCGCCGCTGCCGCAGCGTCTGGTAATGAGGATGTTGCGCTCTATCACACGGATACGGGCGTCCCCGAGACGCCGCGCGTGCGCACGCTGGAAGAAGAATGTGCGCGTGTGGTCCATGGCAGAGCTGCCAATCCGCGCTGGATCGATGGACAGATGCGGCATGGCTATCGGGGCGCGGCTGAGATGGCGCAAAGCGTGGACGCTGCATTTGCCTTTGCAGCGACCGCGCGGAGCGTGGATCATGGTGCGTTCGAGCGTCTTTACGAGGCGTATCTGGGCGATCCCGCGGTTGCGGCTTTCATCACACGCGAGAATCCCGCTGCAATTGAGGCGATGCGTAAGCGCTTTGATGAGGCGATTGCGCGTGGGCTTTGGCAACCGCGTCGCAACGACGTTGCGCGGCGATTGTCGGGCATTGAAGGGCTTCCGTCGGATGAGGCTGCTGAATGA